The Balaenoptera acutorostrata chromosome 6, mBalAcu1.1, whole genome shotgun sequence genome includes the window CAGTGTCTGTTCTGTCaattggcttttttaaaaaaggaaacatccTGTTTCCCCTAGACCAGTAAATAAGCAAGAGCTACATGCAGCAGTTTGAGTATTAAGACATTTCTCAAGTCTTCTCAAATGAGTCCAAGGCGGGGGTGGGACGGGGGAGAAAACTGATAGAAAAACATTGCTATAGACACCATAACAAACAATAaatttagataatttaaaatttaaaaaaaaggcaagaggCAGCATTTCAGCAgcaaagtgctcaataaaaagtATATTGTAGAGGGTAATACATGAAAGTTGGGGTAAGAGGACAGAAAAATGGGTCAGCAGGATGGGCGAAGGCCTCAAAGGAAATACGGCGTCGTTGTCCTGGGAGGAATAACACGTTCTGAATCTGGAACTGCCCGGAATAACTTTGGTTCTCTTGTATTTACATCTTTGAAGACCATGATCGAAGCAATATTTCCACAACGATAACAGTAATTAGGAGCAGACCATACTGTTACCAGCTTCTCATCAAACATAAATTTATAGCCTTCATGCACTAGTTGGTGTGCTCTGCAGATGAGTTTTAAGTTGTTGATATGAACAAACTGCAATTTAGAAAGGTTTTGTTAAGTATCccgcacatttaaaaaaaaatcaacctacatatataagaaaataagcatttaaataaagtataaatcCTGTAATTACTAAAGCTCTCATGATTATAGAATCCATTCTACAGTTATCCCCACTAATTTCCATAAGTTATAGAGTCATTTGGCCTCAGTTATAGAAATCATAGTAACATAATTAGTTAGAAGTTTCTGAAAGAAAAGCATTCTGTAAGTGCTATCAGATATGAAACAAAGTTTTTAtggtttaataataaatatattactatCAATATCTATCATTTACTGAGGCTTTAGTATGGTTCTTACAAAATTCTGAAAGTATTATCCTTCTCTTGAAACTTCAGGAACCAGAGGCTCAGACAGGATAAATCTAGCTCTCTGACTTCATTATGCTGGATTACTTCACcctgcagtgtgtgtgtatgtgtaagtgtgtgtgtatatatatttttaactgaaagTAGTTAACCTCAAAAATATTGCTTATTCACAATaaatacatatgtcaaatcattatgttatatacataaaactaatacaatgttatatgtcaattatatctgaattaaaaatatatatacaaagaaatatatacattaaaaagttGCCTATCTTGCCCTTGTTATCTCATTACTTAATTGCAATGtttgaaagaaaaggaacatttattttaCGCATAGTAGCAATGGATGCTAAAGGAGGTGCTTTTATTACGTGATCTCATTTAACCATTAAGGAAAGACATACACGATAAACTAGACAAGAAATCTGATATCCATAGCCACCACAGTTTGAGTAAACTAGACTAGAAGTTTGGTATCTATAGCCACCATAGTTCTTTATGTAGTCCATTAGCAACCAATAAACCACTTTTCCGAAAATGCTGGCTTTACCTCATTTGTGACCTTTGCACCAAAAAGCCAACCTGCTCCTCGGGGACTGATTGCCCAAGTATCCACATCTTCAGGATCCGACCAAACCAGATCACAAAATGCTCCTTTATGAGGAATTTCCTGATTCCGTTCAATGGTTCGAATTTGATCCAGTGTTTTGATATCAGGAGATAAACCACCATGAACACACAAAATCTGCTC containing:
- the PPP6C gene encoding serine/threonine-protein phosphatase 6 catalytic subunit isoform X2; this encodes MGDFVDRGYYSLETFTYLLALKAKWPDRITLLRGNHESRQITQVYGFYDECQTKYGNANAWRYCTKVFDMLTVAALIDEQILCVHGGLSPDIKTLDQIRTIERNQEIPHKGAFCDLVWSDPEDVDTWAISPRGAGWLFGAKVTNEFVHINNLKLICRAHQLVHEGYKFMFDEKLVTVWSAPNYCYRCGNIASIMVFKDVNTREPKLFRAVPDSERVIPPRTTTPYFL